The following proteins are co-located in the Gloeocapsa sp. PCC 7428 genome:
- a CDS encoding PepSY domain-containing protein, which yields MQNQPMKVKRIRNFVFQLHRYIGLFVGLIIVIVGLTGSFLVFRQEIDRVLVRSQFGEVVPQQLLISPTTLLTTVSTALRDRNLVLHSLSIPLTANAPYAVWVTSVDDKWTEVFINPYTGVISGTRQWENSLYDVVYRLHYQLLAGDIGLTVVGIVAFLLLLLCITGIILWSGWKKLINGFKIKWKAHPQRVSFDVHKVVGIVTALFLAMIAFTGFCWNFAAFTEPIIYVMTQTPQLAEPTSTPPTTQTLPVTLNEVLLKADAALPGAVTTNINLPSTPKGTFIISKKFPYEKSYGRSEVYLDQYTGEILRVRDSRALPLAEAILNAFTLVHYGTFGGWLTRFFYIFVGLSPTILMVTGFAMWWSKKIKLPPKHNYESSS from the coding sequence ATGCAAAATCAGCCTATGAAAGTCAAAAGAATACGTAATTTTGTATTTCAACTCCATCGCTATATTGGTTTATTTGTAGGATTAATTATCGTAATTGTGGGGCTAACGGGTAGTTTCTTGGTCTTTCGCCAGGAAATCGATCGCGTTTTAGTTCGCAGTCAATTTGGAGAAGTTGTTCCGCAACAATTACTCATATCACCAACCACATTACTGACAACTGTTAGCACAGCTTTGCGCGATCGCAATCTTGTCCTTCATTCGTTGAGTATACCGCTTACAGCTAATGCACCTTACGCAGTATGGGTGACATCAGTTGATGACAAATGGACAGAAGTTTTCATTAATCCTTATACAGGAGTTATCTCAGGTACGCGCCAATGGGAAAACTCACTCTATGATGTCGTCTATCGTTTGCACTACCAACTCTTAGCAGGTGATATAGGCTTAACTGTTGTTGGAATCGTTGCTTTCCTGCTACTTCTTCTTTGCATTACAGGTATTATTTTGTGGTCAGGATGGAAAAAGCTGATTAATGGCTTCAAAATTAAATGGAAAGCCCATCCCCAACGCGTGAGTTTTGATGTTCATAAAGTTGTAGGGATTGTTACTGCTTTATTCTTAGCCATGATTGCTTTTACAGGCTTTTGTTGGAATTTCGCTGCATTCACTGAACCCATCATTTATGTTATGACTCAAACTCCGCAACTTGCGGAACCAACTTCTACACCGCCTACTACGCAAACATTACCTGTCACACTCAATGAGGTTTTACTTAAAGCAGATGCAGCGCTACCAGGTGCGGTGACAACAAATATCAATTTACCAAGTACACCTAAGGGGACTTTTATAATTAGCAAAAAATTTCCCTATGAGAAAAGTTATGGTCGGAGTGAAGTTTATCTAGACCAGTATACTGGTGAAATTTTGCGAGTCCGCGATTCGCGCGCTTTACCTTTAGCTGAAGCTATTTTAAATGCCTTTACTCTCGTTCATTATGGTACTTTTGGCGGTTGGCTGACGCGCTTTTTTTATATTTTTGTTGGACTTTCGCCGACAATTTTAATGGTGACAGGTTTTGCTATGTGGTGGAGTAAAAAAATTAAGTTGCCGCCAAAACACAATTACGAATCATCATCGTAA